AGCAATCAATCAACAGACAAATGCTTTCCTTCATAAATGCTAATGAAAATCCAAGTTGGATTCTTGACATTCCCTGGATTAACCCAACACTTTTCTTTTGAGGgaatcccccccccccacacacacacactacttAATGGAAACATATAGTATATTTTGTTGCTAGGATCCTGTCTTAGAATGTTTACTTCATAGTTATACAATGCTGACATCCTAGCTGCATATTTTTGTAATTCATCATAAGTATTTGCACAAGAGGAAAATCTCTGGCCAGATTAATTTTATGAGGCTCGACAATAGGCCTGCCTACAACATTTGATTTATAAAATTTTGGGCAAGGACAATATTTCAAGGCCCTGTTACTGTTTTTGAGGCCACCCTTCTGCAATTGTAAAGTGAGTTATCTCTTAGCCCCCTAAATATAAAATTACATCCATTGCTACTAATTACACAAGCCAACTACAAATTTTAATATGCAAAAATTACTGTTTTTGGGATAATGCAGCAAAGCTCCTACACATATTAACATAAtgcagtagttaattaggtacaACTTCAACTATAAATGCATACATCTCCAACAAACATCTAAAATTTCATTACTTACCTAAACAACAACAAATTATACTATAGATGAATCGTGTATCATCTAAATCAATTCATTGGCACATCAAAATTAATGCATTCCAAATCAAATATGTTTCCATCCAGTATCATTGAACCACAGATCAAATCAAATAACCATATATGTCTGCAGCATTGAACTACAGATCTAATAATCATATGACGTCTATTTGACCTTAAATTCCCCCTTAAATAAGGTATTCAACCTCATGTTAATTAAAATCTAACAAGCAAAAATTCCACTACTAACCACTGAAAAAATCCCAAGGTGCTTTTATCTCTGAAGCAACGGCATTGGAGAGGATGTTCAATGTTGTAAATATCTCTGAAGCAACGGCAAAATTCCACTACTAACCCAAACTAAATAAGCTTAGactgccccttcccctctccttcaGAAGCCCCAATCCAACACAAACAAATCCAGCCCTTGAGAAGCTCTTTTTGATTAACATGACAACACCCATTACATGAGCACATCCTTCACTATATTTACAACCAAAGTAATGCACCATCTAATCACCTCAGGTAGACATTTTCCAAAAACACAAGGACATGCACAACCCATCTCATAGCCTCTGCCTGACAGGCATCAATCAAGCATCAAAGAACTGCAACTATGACAACATGCATCAATCAAGCATCTAAGAATTGCAACTATGACGGGCATAATCCCTATAACTAAGCATCCATTTAATTAATCATCAAGCCAAAGAACTAAAGCAGGCACCAACCCAAAACAATAGAGAAGTATATATTTGAATAATCCATTGTCTAATCCTCAAGCCAAACACCTAAAGAATTGCAAAAATTTCACTACTAATCTAATAAGCATCTGGAAAAAAACCCATCCCTCAATCCGGCTACTTCTAACCTAATCTAATAATCATATGAGGTCCATCATTCTTGCACGAATCAAATACACAAAAACCCTAATGCAGAGAAAACCCTACATCCAACAAATCTAACCAAAAAACCTTCTGGCCACAAACCCTACAATCTAAAAACTACCACATTAAAGTGATAAGCAGATACCTTCTGCTCCGCCTGCTCCTCGCCAGAGCCGGCCTCCACCTTCTTCACCTCGTGCGCCTCGCCAGAGCCCGCCTCCACCTTCTGCGCCTCGCCAGAGCCCGCCTCCACCTTCCGCGCCTCGCCGGAGATCACCAGAGCGGCCGCATCTGGCTGGACTGCGCCGCTGCAacccgcctccgccttctccagatCTACAGCGGGGGGAGCACCGCGCTGGACGCCGGCACGTCCCCTCACAAAGGTGCCCGCAGCgacctgccgcgcctgctccaccAGATCTGCGCCCCAATCTAGGCGCTCGCCTCCTGCGtccgccatggcgatggagaggatgcggtgagggcgacgaggaggttggagaggagagggagtggggagtggggagagggagacgatgcggcggggggaaatggtgggcGATGCGGCCGGAGGTGGTTGCCGTCCACATTTATATGATGGGACGGTTTTGGAATCTACCCATGACACGTGCTGCCCCACGCGCGGGCGGttccacgcgtgcacgaaacgcCGCCATATACAAATACGTATACGGCCGGGCATACGATCTAACCGGGCCCGTACGGGCCTCCTAGGGCTCCTCGACGGCTATATGCGGGGGCAACAAAGACGATCGTGCCCCTCGTTATGAACCGTTTTTGGTTCATCCTGGCCGTCGATGTGTTTTTCCACCTCGCGTTCAGCCCAGGGGGGAGCACCGGAGCAGAAACGGTCTACAAGCTAATTAATAAAGTTATCTATGACACTACTACTTTGTTACTTTGCACTATGAAgatagtaacttagactagtgtcatatgcatgacactagtataaGTTACTCTCCACTATTTCCAGCCTAACAGATCCCGTTGAACTGGTCTTCCTGATGCCACTCATTCCCAGGTGGTGAAGTGTAGTATTGCATCATTATACTagactatatgattcatgctgcAGGAAGAATCATGGAAACAAAACAATGAAACAAATTGTGACGTGAATTTATGAGAGAAGTAGCCTGGGTGAAGGACCAAAAACTAGACGGAGCTGCACTTCCTCAAGTATGCATAGCTAGAGCATTGAGGTGAATGAGAGAATGATGGTGTTGGTAGAAAGTGGAAACTAGATTTTCTTTTAGAGATGAGAAACTGAAGTCTATGAAAAAACATGAGTGGTAGGCGTGAGAATTAAATAACCAAGTACACGTGCCATTGGCAATGGATTCCTTCACGAGTAAAATATACGACATACTTGTACCGTATTCACTATTTAGTTTTGAGATACGAGCCCGACCAAGGCCCACCATGGACTTTTTTTGTAGTTTCATCAGCTCAACGCAAAAACACAACATTGTACATTGGATGCATCTTGACGTGGGCTCGCTTACGTGCCAAAAAATAGAGATATTGTCTAATTATCAATTGTCTAAAACTTTCTTATGTCTTGGTCAAATTTAAGTCTTTGGATCAATGTTGCGTTCAAAAGAAAGTCTACGAATCAGCTTACAACCATCCATATCTATGATCACTCAAAAATAACATACAAACCAAAACTTGCACCAATATTTATTATTATAATTATTAAAAGTGCATGACAAGTTAGCTGACCAGAAGAAATATAGGAATACCAGAAAATAACGTGAAAACATATATCCATCAGTTAAGTGAGTCTTAATAACAAGTCACAACTAATGACAAAGATTCATTTGATCCCTTTGTCATGTAGCCCTCTGAACAACTTTCTTGCTTAATGACCTATCAATTCAAAGAAAATAAAAGCTGCACCCCAACACTTGCCTGCCTCATCCAGTCGTGTTGTCCCATGAATCTATTGTCGTTGGTTATTAATCACTTTCTTCCACACCCGGGGTGCCACctatctttttttttttttttagggggggggggggactccACCACCTGAATTGCTTTATATATCTGAGGGCTCAAGAACCGCCCCGAAAGAAGCCAGAGTCAAACAACGGGATTACAGAGAGGAAAAAAGGAAGAGGccagccccctcccccttccacGTTGGGAAGAGAAGGAGAAGACCGACCAGCAAGATTACATGGAAGGAGCCACCTATCTTATTGATTTTGACCCTCTAAGATTAGATGTTCATAGCAGAACCATATTACTCCCACTACATGCAGATCGTCCATCTCATTAAGTCATTATCGACACACATTCCTCACATGTGCATGCTGCATAGTCATCAAAAGTCGATATGAAAACAACACAAGCCACGGGAAACATGAGTAATCCACACATAATACATCACATAGTCTTCACACACATTCACATTTCGCGCAGTCTACCACATGACGTTGTCAACCACATGTGCCAAAGCCATGACCTACTTTGTGTTATGATATCTGCCTTTTCACTAATAATGTTGCCCACCAAGAATAAGATGAGTTGCCTTTGAATGCCCAAAGGGCAACTGGATGATGATCAATTATaccacatatagagagagagagTCAGCAAAAAAGTTAGTTGTAAAGTAGCTTAGAGTACTTGAAATAAAAGAAGTGGATGTAATGTAACACTTGCTCATTCAGTTTTCCACTTTTACAACTTCATCATGTAGTACAAGACATAACATCCATATAGGTTGATAACTTTGGGTTATTGGTGTCAGTGGAGATATGCAATAGTTAAGTTTGTATCAGATTATGACGACAACAAATTTTGTTGAGGAAGTTAAGATATAATGGTTTTGGAGCCGCCTCAGTTTGGGACAAAGAGAATAGCATGGTGGTGTGTTCTATGACATAATGCCAATCTGCATATTGATCCATGTTGCCCATGACTGCAACCTTTAAGCAATATGATATGAATATACACCCaattttaaaaattatattaaaAACTAGGAATTAGCCTCATATGGCCGATCTCGGAAAGGTGGTTATATAGTAGTATGTACTACTATAAAATAATCTTACCTTAGATCGATGCCCAACTTTGTGTAACTCCCAAAATTTGATTAGAAGGTGAGTATATGTTCAAGAGCGTGAATTTTGGTTCACGCTAGTGGCAAAACGTACAAATGTTATTGACGAGGAACGCACATGTTGATCTTTGCTTAACTAATTGCTTATGACATAGAAGTAATTTCTATATTAGGAAAGAAGTAgttagtttatttttattttctttctttgtGAACTTGCGAGTGCATATACTTGTGTCGATGATAAAAGGGAATTCAACCCAAATACGGTTTAGAGGCACGGCACACTCAAGCACAACAACCATATACATGTACAACTCTGCATTACCCTCTGCGGCGAGTTCTCTCTTTGCTAGCTAATGGGCGAAAGAAGCAACTCAATCCACAATACAAGGAAAATGGAAAATAAAGGCAACATGCAGTGAAGAAAATCACGAATTCTTCTACAATTTTCCCGACGCCACTGATTCCAAGTAAATGTGCCCGTTGCACCTAGTGTGCAATGGCTTTTCATTCTATTCAAATTTGCCCCCGTACGATACTAGAGCTCGAATGAATATTTGGGCAAGCGAATATCTTGTAGCATGCCAATGTGTAGCTTAGATAGAAAAGTTGGAAGGGAACTCATGGGAGGTATATGGTTTTATATGAGGACTATCCTGAGTAGGCAGATAGTGTATAAATTAAGTTCACGTGCTCACCACAAACTTAAAAGAATCAACATGGGTTGGTCCCCaagtggacaagttcacaaagtagCTGGAAATGAATTTGCTTTTCTTAAGATGTCCATATACAACGATACATGAAACCGGATGTTGAATTGATAGATTGGTTGTGTTAGTGTGGTAGAGAAGTTCCTCACTCATGTATTGTTGATGTTAGAAACACATTCTCATATATTGCGATGGACACAAGGTGAAAACCTAAAAAGAGGGTAGGACGATAGTACAAAACAGAAAAGGGTACTACTTGGTAGAAAAAGTAAATCAGACTAACCATGACACTCGGATATTTTATATCAAACTAGCAAACCCCGGTTATCAACTCgtccttttgcacatgctatagcAATACACGATCCTGCTAAATTTCAATACCAATATACTTACTAATGTTGAACTCTTTTGTTCAAATCCATTTAGGACACATTTGATTTGAGCTGTTTCATTGCAAGAACAATACTGATGGCGACTTTGTGAGTGCATACCCTCTTTATTTCCACGTTTGGGTACCATTAGGCACTAATCTAAATACATGAAAAAACTAATCTCGGTCCGTTCTTAAATAGTGTCATCATAGGGACAAATATATCATATACGCCTTTTAACCAAGTGCATTATCACTCCTAGTTCTGCATATACGTGTCCAAGGTAAAGTTCTCGTATCAGACAGTTTTCACTGCAAAACAATCTTAGATTCGTCTAAGCTAAGTTTTGTTGAAAATTTTGGCCTCACAGGCCACATGCTCTAGCCTCCTAGCAATGGTGGTTCAAATTTAAGCAATGTAGTGGTGTTAGTTGTGCATGTTTTTCAGATCAATCCATACCGGTGAATATTGTGGAATCAAAGGTCATTGTGTAGTTTTCGGATGACCAACCCAACAACCCTAGGCAAGTATTTTTTTTGAGACGTACAACCCTAGGCAAGTGATAGGAAAATGTTTGAAATCCACCGGATGATAATAGAGAAAGATAAACCTCGCGCGCTGCTTGACACGTGCCCTGGGCCCATCCACCGCTTTCCACCAACCGCGACCTTATCTCTTtttgctctctctctcttcgCCACACGTTATTCCCCACCCCTCCTTTTCCCTTTCCCCATCTCTGTTCGTCAGAGAGATGCTCCCATGgcgatgcaacaacaacaactcCATGGAGGCAAACCAGGAGGAGCCACGACGCACCAACTGCTGCATCTCGCGGCTTACTGAAGGGCGGCGAAGCCCCGCGCGCCACCAGCCGCGGTGCTGCAACCCCATGGAGGCGACGCAACACGCAGGGGAGAAGCCGCTGCTCGCCGGCGGAACTCGGTGCTTGCGATGCAGCTGCTCGCCGGCGGATCCCGTGCTTGCGATGCAGCTACTCACTGGTGAATCCCAGCGTTGCAAGCCGGATGGGGGCGCCATGGTGCACGGGGTTGTTGGCGCTGCGATGCAATGCTCATTAGCGGCCGTCGACGCTGCGATGCAGCTACTCGTCGACGGCTCTTGATGTTGTGCAAGCCAGATGGGGGCGTGGCGGTGCAGGGTAATTGTTGCTGCGGTGCAACGCTCATCACTGGCTGCCGGTGGTGCTATGCGGGGGCTGCAATGGAGCTTCGCCGGAGCTGTCGATGCTGCGTTGGAGTTCCGGCGAGGCTGCAATGGAGCTCGCTGGAGTTGCAATGAAGCTTCGCCGGAGCCGTCGGTGTTGCGTTGAAGCCCACCGGGGCTGCAATGGAGTTCGTCGGACATTACCAGTACTGCGTTGGAGCTCGCAGGATGTGCAATGCCGCTGCGTTGACGCTGCCACGCTCGCTGcttccatccaacggccactaaCACACTGATCTGACGGCTAGCCAGGCGGATGATCTAAGAAATCATCCGGCTGATTTgtagcaagcccccaagtgatatctCACCCGTGGCAGACACGGTTGGTGCCTTTGATGGCAACAGTATATCCTACTACCACGGACACCGGCCCGGCCATGGTAACTTGTGGGTTACCCGAGTCAAACCCAGGCCACCACAAGGACGGCGAAAAACCGAGCGGGGAAAAAAAGGGCACAGAACACAACGCACGGCACCGTCACCGCTTGTCGCCGTCCAACCTCCTCCCCCATGAGGCCGGCCCCGAGGCgccccgcctccgcctccgcctcctcgcCCCAGCAGCACTAGCAGCCGACGATCCGCCCCGCCCGCGCGCaccacgccggccgccgccgccatgctCTTCGCGCGCCGCGACATCGAGGCCgcgggcgccggcgccggcgccggccagGACGGCTCGCCGGCCGCCAAGAAGGGCAAGCCGGAGTCCGCCGCGGCCTCGGCCGCCGTGGCACGCCCCACGCTGACGCGGACCGAGGCGCTCGCGGCCGCCGCCGTGCTCGCGCTCTTCGTCGCCGGGATCTTCTGCATCTTCCTCGCCGCGCCCCGCCGCGAGTTCGGCCAgatcctccgcctcccgcgcagCCTCGCCGACGTGCGCCTCCTCAAGTAGGGCTCACTCTTCCCCTCCCACGCTTGCCGGCCCCGCTGTGTCTTCTGGATCGCGGATATTTTCGTGACTGCGGAATGTAGTTTGAATCTTACTACACGCGAAGTGAGGTTTCGATTTGATCTAGTGAGTTCCGGTTTCGATTGGGATTTTTGATTTGTCGCGGTAGGTAAGCTGTGCTCGTGCACACATTCTAATCACAACAGACTGAAGCCATGCTCTACTCGATGCAAGCACGAGACAATCAGGAAATAAACAGCAAGGTGTGTACTAGTTTCGCAGTAGAAGAGAGGAAATATTAGTTCATCCGAAGAGACGACAAGAGAATATTCTTTTCCTGGTTGCTGTCAAGTTCCGTGCGAAACAATATTCTGAACTTCACTGTATTGTTGGTTTGCTTGATTCCAGACACTAGAATGCGCCGATGGATCCCCATTGTACTTACTCACCATATTCTAGTGCATTCACTTATGTTTCTAAGTACTACTGGTAGTATTCTTCTGCAAACAAGCCGAATGCATATGAAGGGTTTTCTTTACTCATAGCATTATCAGGATCGAATCATTAAGATACACTTCATGATTGTTTTTTACAGGCAGTACTAAATACATGAGCCCTTCCTTTTATGATTTTGTAGCAATTTTATGTATGCATTATTTATGTGTTATGATAACAGTGAATACATTTTAGAATACTGAATTCGTATACTGACATTCCTTTCTGAAACTTGCAGGGACAACCTTGCTGTGTATGCAAGTGAGCATCAGGCAAATTTTGTGCTGGGGTATTGCTCCATATACATCTTCATGCAAACATTTATGATCCCAGGGACAATATTTATGTCTTTACTTGCTGGAGCGCTTTTTGGGGTGATTAAAGGGGGCATTTTGGTCGTCTTCACTGCCACAGCTGGGGCATCATCTTGCTATTTTCTCTCCAAGTTGATTGGCAGACCTTTGGTTTGCTGGTTGTGGCCTGAAAGACTGAGATATTTCCAGTCAGAGGTAATCTTCTGCTTTTAATAACAAACTGCTTACTGTATCTCCACTGGCAATCTTTTTCTTGAGATCTTTGCCCCAACTGATGAGAGCTTTCCTGTTCTTTATTTCATATAACTAATACTTTTGATTATCTTGCAGATTGCAAAGAGGAAAGACAAGCTGTTGAACTACATGCTTTTTCTGAGAATAACACCAACCCTGCCCAATACATTCATAAATATGGCGTCACCCATTGTCGACATACCTTTCCATATTTTCTTTGCTGCAACACTAATTGGACTCATCCCAGCATCTTATATTACTGTAAAGGTAAATATCAACGCATGCAGTGATCTTATATTTTGGCTCAGTTATGTCTGGAACAAAGCAATTACCTGAACCAGAATCCATGTTATATGTTCAAATGTCACATGAAAATGGACTAGAATCGCTTAAACTGTCGATGTCTGAGTATCATAACTTGTTTTGCGTTATAAACAATTTTCATTGTTCTTTTGCTGAAATATAACATGTTTTGGGGTCTGGATGCTCTTACATCTTTCTTTTGCTGATGTTTTGGGTAAATAAGTCAAAAATGGGTAGTTGGTTGCTGGTGCATCATATGCTGTCCGAAGTATACCGGTGTTATAGTACCTATGCTTAGAAAGGCACCGCATTTCATATTGCATTTCCACATAAAACAACTGCTTTGATTGATTCAATAATCTATCTTAAGTAATTTTGCATTGTTGAAGTTTGCTGGCTTCATAGATTCAGTAGAAGCTGCACGAGGAATGG
This genomic window from Aegilops tauschii subsp. strangulata cultivar AL8/78 chromosome 4, Aet v6.0, whole genome shotgun sequence contains:
- the LOC109776442 gene encoding uncharacterized membrane protein At4g09580, which gives rise to MLFARRDIEAAGAGAGAGQDGSPAAKKGKPESAAASAAVARPTLTRTEALAAAAVLALFVAGIFCIFLAAPRREFGQILRLPRSLADVRLLKDNLAVYASEHQANFVLGYCSIYIFMQTFMIPGTIFMSLLAGALFGVIKGGILVVFTATAGASSCYFLSKLIGRPLVCWLWPERLRYFQSEIAKRKDKLLNYMLFLRITPTLPNTFINMASPIVDIPFHIFFAATLIGLIPASYITVKAGRALGDLRSVRELYDFKTLVVLFLIGSVAVVPTILKRKRTYE